In Pseudonocardia sp. C8, one genomic interval encodes:
- a CDS encoding LysR substrate-binding domain-containing protein has protein sequence MELRQLRYFVAVAETRHFGRAAERLHMAQSPLSQAIRQLEGQVGATLFERTTRRVDLTPAGASLLEDAYRILASVEDARRRVERVAAGSDGVVTVGTTDLAAYRLLPRLAGLVARRMPAVTLRFRPGLLTAAQEDALDERRIDLAVLRPPVLRPDLSTRTVAEERLVAALPAGHRLAGRARVSLADLRGDDFVAYGATGSVVDSVAVQGCLEAGFLPRRRTEARDTPILLTHVAAGDGVALLPGSVRALGTEGVVYADLAEELRVDLALAWRTEDRSPALVRLLDVLADHARELDPTHGAGETLPAAAPGGP, from the coding sequence ATGGAACTGCGCCAGCTGCGCTACTTCGTCGCCGTCGCCGAGACCCGCCACTTCGGGCGCGCCGCCGAGCGGCTGCACATGGCCCAGTCGCCGCTGTCGCAGGCGATCCGCCAGCTGGAGGGTCAGGTCGGCGCGACGCTGTTCGAGCGCACGACCCGCCGCGTCGACCTCACGCCCGCCGGCGCCAGCCTGCTCGAGGACGCCTACCGGATCCTCGCCTCGGTCGAGGACGCCCGCCGCCGCGTCGAGCGGGTCGCGGCCGGCTCCGACGGCGTCGTCACCGTGGGCACCACGGACCTGGCCGCCTACCGGCTGCTCCCCCGGCTCGCCGGGCTCGTCGCCCGCCGGATGCCGGCGGTGACCCTGCGGTTCCGGCCCGGTTTGCTCACCGCGGCCCAGGAGGACGCGCTCGACGAGCGCCGCATCGACCTCGCCGTGCTGCGGCCGCCGGTGCTGCGGCCCGACCTGTCCACCCGGACCGTCGCCGAGGAACGCCTGGTCGCGGCGCTGCCGGCCGGGCACCGGCTGGCCGGGCGGGCCCGCGTCTCGCTCGCCGACCTGCGCGGCGACGACTTCGTCGCCTACGGCGCCACCGGCTCCGTCGTCGACTCGGTCGCGGTGCAGGGCTGCCTGGAGGCCGGTTTCCTGCCGCGGCGCCGCACCGAGGCCCGGGACACGCCGATCCTGCTCACCCACGTCGCCGCCGGCGACGGCGTGGCGCTGCTGCCCGGCTCGGTGCGCGCGCTCGGCACCGAGGGCGTCGTCTACGCCGACCTGGCGGAGGAACTCCGGGTGGACCTGGCGCTGGCCTGGCGCACCGAGGACCGCTCGCCCGCACTCGTCCGGCTGCTCGACGTGCTCGCCGACCACGCCCGCGAGCTCGACCCCACGCACGGCGCAGGCGAGACCCTGCCCGCCGCCGCCCCCGGAGGACCCTGA
- a CDS encoding PadR family transcriptional regulator, protein MPRGQTPTTTSYATLGLLAVQPWSTYELTNQIRRSLARFWPRAASKLYEEPRKLVALGYATAETQHQGRRRRTVYSITPEGRRALAAWLATTGAAPALESEPILRVFLADQGSRRDLLTTIASIRAWAREQAVLDAAIAREHLGGSGPFPERLPVNTLVGRYLSEISDATERWADWAGEVVRSWPDDMSGLPVDTAALKVIADRDPAVRDG, encoded by the coding sequence ATGCCTCGAGGTCAGACGCCGACCACCACGTCGTACGCGACGCTGGGCCTGCTGGCGGTGCAGCCGTGGAGCACCTACGAGCTCACCAACCAGATCCGGCGCAGCCTGGCCCGCTTCTGGCCCCGCGCGGCGAGCAAGCTCTACGAGGAACCGCGCAAGCTCGTGGCCCTCGGCTACGCCACCGCCGAGACCCAGCACCAGGGCCGCAGGCGGCGCACCGTCTACTCGATCACCCCCGAGGGCCGGCGCGCGCTCGCCGCCTGGCTGGCGACGACCGGCGCGGCCCCGGCGCTGGAGTCGGAGCCGATCCTGCGGGTCTTCCTCGCCGACCAGGGCAGCCGCCGCGACCTGCTCACCACCATCGCGTCGATCCGGGCCTGGGCCCGGGAGCAGGCCGTCCTCGACGCCGCGATCGCCCGCGAGCACCTGGGCGGCAGCGGCCCGTTCCCGGAGCGGCTACCGGTGAACACCCTGGTCGGCCGCTACCTGTCGGAGATCTCGGACGCCACCGAGCGGTGGGCCGACTGGGCGGGCGAGGTCGTCCGCTCCTGGCCCGACGACATGTCCGGGCTGCCGGTCGACACCGCGGCGCTGAAGGTGATCGCCGACCGCGACCCGGCCGTCCGGGACGGGTGA
- the phnE gene encoding phosphonate ABC transporter, permease protein PhnE codes for MTVTDDEVRRLPVPARPRRPHTLALAGVIIGVLVVVHVIAWRTTEMSFGALIDGADGMAEFLSEAIPPDLGWDVLGPSMEAALVTLWIGLLGTTLSIPFALLLALAAARGTAPGAVVYQLARGLLSFLRAVPDVVFALIFVTAVGLGPFPGVLALVFHNVGVMGKLWAETIEDADPGPPTALRSAGAGRLQVAAHALLPSVTPQLAGLLMYRFDVNVRSSLVLGLVGAGGIGFLINQSIQLFRFDEMLTHILVVLVLVVAVDQLSALVRRRLGSEA; via the coding sequence ATGACCGTCACCGACGACGAGGTCCGCCGCCTCCCGGTTCCCGCCCGGCCGCGCAGGCCGCACACGCTCGCCCTGGCCGGGGTGATCATCGGCGTGCTGGTCGTCGTGCACGTGATCGCCTGGCGCACCACCGAGATGTCGTTCGGCGCGTTGATCGACGGGGCCGACGGCATGGCCGAGTTCCTGTCCGAGGCGATCCCGCCCGACCTGGGCTGGGACGTGCTCGGGCCGAGCATGGAGGCCGCGCTCGTCACGCTCTGGATCGGCCTGCTCGGCACCACGCTGTCGATCCCGTTCGCGCTGCTGCTCGCACTGGCCGCGGCGCGGGGTACCGCGCCGGGCGCGGTCGTCTACCAGCTCGCCCGGGGTCTGCTGTCGTTCCTGCGGGCCGTCCCGGACGTCGTGTTCGCGCTGATCTTCGTGACCGCGGTCGGGCTCGGCCCGTTCCCCGGCGTGCTCGCGCTGGTGTTCCACAACGTCGGCGTCATGGGCAAGCTGTGGGCCGAGACGATCGAGGACGCCGACCCGGGCCCGCCCACGGCGCTGCGCTCGGCCGGGGCCGGGCGGTTGCAGGTCGCGGCGCACGCGCTGCTGCCGTCGGTGACCCCGCAGCTGGCCGGGCTGCTGATGTACCGGTTCGACGTCAACGTCCGCTCGTCGCTGGTGCTCGGCCTGGTCGGCGCCGGCGGCATCGGGTTCCTCATCAACCAGTCGATCCAGCTGTTCCGGTTCGACGAGATGCTGACCCACATCCTCGTCGTCCTCGTGCTGGTCGTCGCCGTCGACCAGCTGTCCGCGCTGGTCCGCCGCCGCCTCGGGAGTGAAGCATGA
- a CDS encoding mandelate racemase/muconate lactonizing enzyme family protein, translated as MKIVAVEAIPFAVPYRKPLRFASGEVHTADHVLVRVHAEDGIVGVAEAPPRPYTYGETQASIRAVIETVFAPELVGLSVFDREKIHAVLDRTIANPAAKAGIDMAVWDVVGRTLGVGVTDLLGGWTDRMRVSHMVGFAPDEVMVAEAQRMRDEHGITTFKVKVGRRPVSLDTRACRALREALGPDVELYVDGNRGWSASEAARALDEMADLGLTLSEELMPADQVLGRRWLTGRTSVPTVADESATRPGEVTRELLDGAATMVSIKTARTGFTGSQRVLHLCEGLGTEVVMGNQIDGQIGTACSVVFGAAHRHTSARAGELSNYLDMADDLLTEPLRITGGELQVPAGPGIGIEIDPGKLAHYRTDS; from the coding sequence ATGAAGATCGTCGCCGTCGAGGCGATCCCGTTCGCCGTGCCGTACCGCAAGCCGCTGCGCTTCGCCAGCGGCGAGGTGCACACCGCCGACCACGTGCTGGTCCGCGTGCACGCCGAGGACGGGATCGTCGGGGTCGCAGAGGCGCCCCCGCGCCCCTACACCTACGGCGAGACCCAGGCGTCCATCCGGGCGGTGATCGAGACCGTCTTCGCACCGGAGCTGGTCGGGCTGTCGGTGTTCGACCGGGAGAAGATCCACGCGGTGCTCGACCGCACGATCGCCAACCCGGCCGCCAAGGCCGGGATCGACATGGCGGTCTGGGACGTCGTCGGCCGCACGCTCGGCGTCGGGGTGACCGACCTGCTCGGCGGGTGGACCGACCGGATGCGGGTCTCGCACATGGTCGGGTTCGCCCCGGACGAGGTGATGGTCGCCGAGGCGCAGCGGATGCGCGACGAGCACGGGATCACCACCTTCAAGGTGAAGGTCGGCCGCCGCCCGGTGTCGCTGGACACCCGGGCCTGCCGGGCGCTGCGCGAGGCACTCGGCCCGGACGTCGAGCTCTACGTCGACGGAAACCGCGGCTGGTCCGCGTCCGAGGCCGCCCGCGCCCTCGACGAGATGGCCGACCTCGGGCTGACCCTGTCCGAGGAGCTGATGCCCGCCGACCAGGTGCTGGGCCGGCGCTGGCTGACCGGGCGCACGTCGGTCCCGACGGTCGCCGACGAGTCCGCCACCCGCCCCGGCGAGGTGACCCGCGAGCTGCTCGACGGCGCCGCCACCATGGTCAGCATCAAGACCGCCCGGACCGGGTTCACCGGCTCGCAGCGGGTCCTGCACCTCTGCGAGGGCCTCGGCACCGAGGTCGTCATGGGCAACCAGATCGACGGCCAGATCGGCACCGCCTGCAGCGTCGTGTTCGGTGCGGCGCACCGGCACACCAGCGCCCGCGCCGGGGAGCTGTCGAACTACCTGGACATGGCCGACGACCTGCTCACCGAGCCGCTGCGGATCACCGGCGGGGAGCTGCAGGTCCCCGCCGGCCCCGGGATCGGGATCGAGATCGACCCCGGCAAGCTCGCCCACTACCGCACCGATTCCTGA
- a CDS encoding muconolactone Delta-isomerase family protein — MARFAVRMEVDLPADMDPAAKADLLAREKAYSQQWQRSGEWVSIWRCVGEYANLSIFEVRDNEQLHEILWGLPLFPHMTIQVTPLATHPSDIRA; from the coding sequence ATGGCCCGGTTCGCCGTCCGGATGGAGGTCGACCTCCCGGCCGACATGGACCCGGCCGCCAAGGCCGACCTGCTCGCCCGGGAGAAGGCCTACTCCCAGCAGTGGCAGCGCTCCGGCGAGTGGGTCAGCATCTGGCGCTGCGTCGGCGAGTACGCCAACCTGTCGATCTTCGAGGTGCGGGACAACGAGCAGCTCCACGAGATCCTCTGGGGGCTGCCGCTGTTCCCGCACATGACGATCCAGGTCACGCCGCTGGCGACGCACCCGTCGGACATCCGGGCCTGA
- a CDS encoding phosphonatase-like hydrolase: MIELAVLDIAGTTVDEGGAVYRVLAEVVTEAGHPPADTELRRWMGADKREALAALTGRAQVEDLHETFVARLAEAYAATPPQPLPGVPAALAALRSAGTSVVLTTGFDRQVTDPLLAALPAAFTGELDAVVCAHDVGAGRPDPAMIHRAMELAHVADPARVLTAGDTVLDVQAGRNAGAGRVVGVLTGAQTREELAVAGPTDVVGGVADLPALLGIPVPA; encoded by the coding sequence ATGATCGAACTGGCCGTCCTGGACATCGCCGGGACCACCGTCGACGAGGGCGGTGCCGTCTACCGGGTGCTGGCCGAGGTCGTGACCGAGGCCGGCCACCCGCCGGCCGACACCGAGCTGCGGCGCTGGATGGGCGCCGACAAGCGGGAGGCGCTCGCCGCGCTGACCGGGCGCGCGCAGGTCGAGGACCTGCACGAGACGTTCGTCGCCCGGCTCGCCGAGGCCTACGCCGCGACCCCGCCGCAGCCGCTGCCCGGGGTGCCCGCGGCACTGGCCGCGCTGCGCTCCGCGGGCACGTCGGTCGTGCTCACCACCGGGTTCGACCGGCAGGTCACCGACCCGCTGCTGGCCGCGCTTCCGGCCGCGTTCACCGGCGAGCTCGACGCCGTGGTGTGCGCCCACGACGTCGGTGCCGGCCGCCCGGACCCGGCGATGATCCACCGGGCGATGGAGCTGGCGCACGTGGCGGACCCGGCCCGGGTGCTCACCGCGGGCGACACCGTGCTCGACGTGCAGGCCGGGCGCAACGCCGGGGCCGGCCGGGTCGTCGGGGTGCTCACCGGGGCGCAGACCCGGGAGGAGCTGGCCGTGGCCGGACCGACCGACGTCGTCGGCGGGGTGGCGGACCTGCCGGCGCTGCTCGGGATCCCCGTCCCGGCGTGA
- the mdlC gene encoding benzoylformate decarboxylase yields the protein MTTIGEAGWQVLGAHGIDTVFGNPGSNELPFLAAMPEGTRYVLGLHEGAVLGMADGYAQATGGPALVNLHAASGTGNALGALTNAVYAHSPLVLTAGQQVRSTVGQEVMLTNVDAAALPRPLVKWSHEPLDPQDVPRALSQAVHTALLEPRGPVYLSIPYDDWSAPAGPDTAHVVGRRTVSAAGLDPAQRDALADVLAGAENPVLVLGPQVDADRANTHAVALAERLACPVWIAPSASRCPFPTRHPAFRGVLPASVRDVTQRLAGHDAVLVAGAPVFRYHQYLPGDLLPAGARLLHLTADPAEAARAPMGDAWVAPVGPALAALAERVPAAARPPQPARAPFPEPPSATGHVLPEQLFALVREAAPAGAVHVVESTSTADAYWAQADLAEPGSYLFPASGGLGFGLPAAVGAQLAHGDGRRVVALVGDGSAHYGITALWTAARYRVPVVFVILKNGTYGALRGFAELLGTGETPGLDVPGVDFCALAEGYGVPAVPVRDADALATALKEAFDADGPRLVEVVTAPGAG from the coding sequence ATGACGACGATCGGCGAGGCCGGCTGGCAGGTGCTGGGTGCGCACGGGATCGACACCGTGTTCGGCAACCCCGGATCGAACGAGCTGCCGTTCCTGGCCGCCATGCCCGAGGGCACCCGGTACGTCCTGGGCCTGCACGAGGGCGCCGTGCTGGGCATGGCCGACGGATACGCCCAGGCCACCGGCGGACCCGCCCTGGTCAACCTGCACGCCGCGTCCGGAACGGGGAACGCGCTGGGCGCGCTCACCAACGCCGTGTACGCCCACTCCCCGCTGGTGCTCACGGCCGGCCAGCAGGTCCGCTCCACGGTCGGCCAGGAGGTCATGCTGACCAACGTGGACGCCGCCGCGCTGCCGCGCCCGCTGGTGAAGTGGTCGCACGAGCCGCTCGACCCGCAGGACGTGCCGCGCGCGCTGTCCCAGGCGGTGCACACCGCGCTGCTGGAACCGCGCGGACCGGTCTACCTCTCGATCCCCTACGACGACTGGTCGGCTCCGGCCGGCCCGGACACCGCCCACGTGGTGGGCCGGCGGACGGTGTCGGCGGCCGGGCTCGACCCGGCGCAGCGTGACGCGCTCGCCGACGTGCTCGCGGGCGCGGAGAACCCGGTCCTCGTGCTCGGCCCGCAGGTCGACGCCGACCGGGCCAACACCCACGCCGTCGCGCTGGCCGAGCGGCTCGCGTGCCCGGTGTGGATCGCGCCGTCGGCGTCGCGGTGCCCGTTCCCGACCCGGCACCCGGCGTTCCGCGGGGTGCTGCCGGCCTCGGTGCGGGACGTGACGCAGCGCCTGGCCGGGCACGACGCCGTCCTCGTGGCAGGGGCGCCGGTGTTCCGCTACCACCAGTACCTCCCCGGCGACCTGCTGCCCGCCGGGGCCCGGCTGCTGCACCTCACCGCGGATCCGGCCGAGGCGGCCCGGGCCCCGATGGGCGACGCCTGGGTCGCGCCCGTGGGACCGGCACTCGCAGCACTCGCGGAGCGGGTTCCGGCGGCGGCGCGCCCACCGCAGCCGGCGCGGGCCCCGTTCCCCGAGCCCCCGTCGGCGACCGGCCACGTCCTGCCCGAGCAGCTCTTCGCCCTGGTCCGGGAGGCCGCGCCGGCCGGGGCGGTGCACGTCGTCGAGTCGACCTCGACCGCGGACGCCTACTGGGCGCAGGCCGACCTGGCCGAACCGGGCAGCTACCTGTTCCCCGCATCGGGCGGGCTGGGGTTCGGGCTCCCGGCCGCGGTGGGGGCGCAGCTGGCGCACGGCGACGGGCGCCGGGTCGTCGCGCTGGTCGGGGACGGTTCGGCGCACTACGGCATCACGGCGTTGTGGACGGCCGCCCGGTACCGGGTGCCGGTCGTGTTCGTGATCCTCAAGAACGGCACCTACGGCGCGCTGCGCGGGTTCGCCGAGCTGCTCGGCACCGGGGAGACCCCCGGGCTGGACGTGCCCGGGGTGGACTTCTGCGCGCTCGCCGAGGGCTACGGCGTCCCCGCCGTCCCGGTCCGGGACGCCGACGCGCTGGCCACCGCGCTGAAGGAGGCGTTCGACGCCGACGGCCCGCGGCTGGTGGAGGTCGTCACCGCGCCCGGTGCCGGGTGA
- a CDS encoding phosphonate ABC transporter ATP-binding protein has product MLQVRGARVRYGDREVLHGVDVDVAAGELLAVLGANGSGKSTLLRAAAGLTAADGEVLVDGARRGRLDVALVFQKIHLVPRRTVLDNVCAGALGRLPLRSSLVPALFPRAVREEAVACLDRVGLADRAHDRAGSLSGGQQQRVAVARALCQRARVVLADEPVSALDPAAAEQVLGLLAELAHTEHLAVLAVLHQPALAARHADRLVGLRDGSVVLDGPPETDVSALYPSGARELEPTS; this is encoded by the coding sequence ATGCTGCAGGTGAGGGGTGCGCGGGTCCGCTACGGCGACCGCGAGGTCCTGCACGGGGTCGACGTCGACGTCGCGGCGGGCGAGCTGCTCGCCGTGCTCGGCGCCAACGGCTCCGGCAAGTCCACCTTGCTCCGGGCCGCCGCCGGGCTGACCGCGGCCGACGGCGAGGTGCTCGTCGACGGTGCCCGGCGCGGCCGCCTCGACGTGGCCCTGGTCTTCCAGAAGATCCACCTCGTGCCGCGGCGCACCGTGCTGGACAACGTGTGCGCCGGCGCGCTGGGCCGGCTGCCGCTGCGGTCGTCGCTGGTCCCGGCGCTGTTCCCGCGTGCGGTCCGGGAGGAGGCCGTGGCCTGCCTGGACCGGGTCGGGCTCGCCGACCGGGCGCACGACCGGGCCGGGTCGCTGTCCGGCGGCCAGCAGCAGCGGGTCGCGGTGGCCCGGGCGCTGTGCCAGCGGGCCCGGGTGGTGCTCGCCGACGAGCCGGTCTCCGCGCTGGACCCGGCGGCCGCCGAGCAGGTCCTCGGCCTGCTCGCCGAGCTGGCGCACACCGAGCACCTGGCCGTGCTCGCCGTGCTGCACCAGCCGGCGCTGGCCGCCCGGCACGCCGACCGGCTCGTCGGGCTGCGCGACGGATCCGTCGTCCTCGACGGGCCGCCGGAGACCGACGTCAGCGCCCTGTACCCGTCCGGGGCGCGCGAACTGGAGCCCACGTCATGA
- the benA gene encoding benzoate 1,2-dioxygenase large subunit, whose amino-acid sequence MTAVAHSDHVRRVLDSAVVEDPEAGVYRANRRIFTDEEIFELEMRHIFEGNWVYLAHTSQLPEPGDYVTTHIGRQPVMITRDRHGELHCLINACAHRGSMLCRRKTDNRLTLTCPFHGWTFRNDGTLLKVKDPEGAGYPESFGKDGSHDLTRVARFDEYRGFLFGSLNADVLPLSEHLGDTTTIIDMLVDQSPEGLEVLRGSSTYTYDGNWKVQAENGADGYHVSALHWNYAATTSRRGSGESKNDTKALDAGGWGKSGGGYWSYPNGHLCLWTWAANPQDRPLWSEMETLKERFGEAKGEFMVKGSRNLCLYPNVYLMDQFSTQIRHFRPIAPNKTEVTIHCIAPRGESDAARAHRIRQYEDFFNASGMATPDDLEEFRACQLTFEATAAPWNDMSRGAQHWLTGPDEVAKALDMHGVVSAGVKNEDEGLYPVQHGYWRDVMRAAIESEEARA is encoded by the coding sequence ATGACCGCCGTCGCCCACTCCGACCACGTCCGCCGCGTGCTCGACTCGGCCGTCGTCGAGGACCCGGAGGCGGGCGTCTACCGCGCCAACCGCCGGATCTTCACCGACGAGGAGATCTTCGAACTCGAGATGCGGCACATCTTCGAGGGCAACTGGGTCTACCTCGCGCACACCAGCCAGCTCCCGGAGCCCGGCGACTACGTGACCACCCACATCGGCCGGCAGCCCGTGATGATCACCCGGGACCGGCACGGGGAGCTGCACTGCCTGATCAACGCCTGCGCGCACCGCGGGTCGATGCTGTGCCGCCGCAAGACCGACAACCGGCTCACGCTCACCTGCCCGTTCCACGGCTGGACCTTCCGCAACGACGGCACGCTCCTCAAGGTCAAGGACCCCGAGGGCGCCGGCTACCCGGAGAGCTTCGGCAAGGACGGCTCGCACGACCTGACCCGGGTCGCCCGGTTCGACGAGTACCGCGGGTTCCTGTTCGGCTCGCTCAACGCCGACGTGCTGCCGCTGTCCGAGCACCTCGGCGACACCACCACGATCATCGACATGCTGGTCGACCAGTCCCCGGAGGGGCTGGAGGTGCTGCGCGGCTCGTCGACCTACACCTACGACGGCAACTGGAAGGTGCAGGCCGAGAACGGCGCCGACGGCTACCACGTCTCCGCGCTGCACTGGAACTACGCCGCGACCACCTCGCGCCGCGGGTCCGGCGAGTCGAAGAACGACACCAAGGCGCTCGACGCGGGCGGCTGGGGCAAGTCCGGCGGCGGCTACTGGTCCTACCCGAACGGCCACCTCTGCCTGTGGACCTGGGCGGCGAACCCGCAGGACCGTCCGCTGTGGAGCGAGATGGAGACGCTGAAGGAGCGGTTCGGCGAGGCCAAGGGCGAGTTCATGGTCAAGGGCTCCCGCAACCTGTGCCTCTACCCGAACGTCTACCTGATGGACCAGTTCTCCACCCAGATCCGGCACTTCCGGCCGATCGCGCCGAACAAGACCGAGGTGACGATCCACTGCATCGCGCCGAGGGGGGAGAGCGACGCCGCCCGAGCGCACCGGATCCGGCAGTACGAGGACTTCTTCAACGCCTCCGGCATGGCCACCCCGGACGACCTGGAGGAGTTCCGGGCCTGCCAGCTCACCTTCGAGGCCACCGCGGCCCCGTGGAACGACATGTCCCGCGGTGCGCAGCACTGGCTGACCGGCCCGGACGAGGTCGCGAAGGCACTGGACATGCACGGGGTCGTCTCGGCCGGGGTCAAGAACGAGGACGAGGGGCTCTACCCCGTGCAGCACGGCTACTGGCGCGACGTCATGCGCGCCGCCATCGAGTCCGAGGAGGCGCGGGCATGA
- a CDS encoding APC family permease, whose product MTGSPSLSRRLGLTDAVVVGLGSMLGAGVFAVLGPAAAAAGTAVLPALLVAAAVATANAMSSAWLAARHPQSGGAYVYGRRRLGEVWGFVAGWAFVTGKTASCAAMALTLGSYAWPEHARAVAAAAVVAVVAVNLRGVTRTAAATRVLVALTLAVLAAVVVSALSRPAVASAWTGWGGAGVLGILQAAGLLFFAFAGYARIATLGEEVRDPARTIPRAIPLALGLVLGVYAVVAVAALTAAGPAALAASPAPLATAAGPGFAPLVRAGGAVASAGVLLALVAGVGRTVLAMARDRELPGALAAVHPRYAVPHRAELAVGAVVLVLVLTAAPVTAIGLSGFAVLLYYAVANAAALTLHRDRPWRRALSAGGLVGCLALAVLLPPAAVLAGAVALVVGLLGRAAVRFTRHRAR is encoded by the coding sequence GTGACCGGATCACCGTCGCTGTCCCGCCGCCTCGGCCTCACCGACGCCGTCGTCGTCGGGCTGGGCTCGATGCTCGGCGCCGGGGTGTTCGCCGTCCTCGGCCCGGCCGCCGCGGCCGCCGGGACGGCCGTGCTGCCGGCGCTGCTGGTGGCCGCGGCGGTCGCGACGGCGAACGCGATGTCCTCGGCGTGGCTCGCCGCCCGCCACCCGCAGTCCGGCGGCGCCTACGTCTACGGGCGCCGCCGGCTGGGGGAGGTGTGGGGGTTCGTCGCGGGCTGGGCGTTCGTCACCGGCAAGACGGCGTCGTGCGCGGCGATGGCGCTGACCCTGGGCTCCTACGCCTGGCCGGAGCACGCCCGGGCGGTCGCCGCCGCCGCGGTCGTCGCCGTGGTCGCGGTGAACCTGCGGGGAGTGACCCGGACCGCGGCCGCCACCCGCGTGCTGGTCGCGCTCACGCTGGCGGTGCTGGCCGCCGTCGTGGTGTCCGCGCTGTCCCGGCCGGCCGTCGCGTCGGCGTGGACCGGCTGGGGCGGCGCCGGCGTCCTCGGGATCCTGCAGGCCGCCGGCCTGCTGTTCTTCGCGTTCGCCGGGTACGCGCGGATCGCGACGCTCGGCGAGGAGGTCCGCGACCCGGCCCGCACCATCCCGCGGGCGATCCCGCTCGCGCTGGGGCTGGTGCTGGGCGTCTACGCGGTGGTGGCGGTGGCCGCGCTGACGGCGGCCGGTCCCGCGGCGCTGGCCGCCTCGCCCGCCCCGCTGGCCACGGCCGCCGGGCCCGGCTTCGCCCCGCTCGTCCGGGCGGGCGGGGCCGTCGCCTCGGCCGGGGTGCTGCTCGCGCTGGTCGCCGGGGTCGGGCGCACCGTGCTCGCGATGGCCCGGGACCGCGAGCTGCCCGGCGCGCTCGCCGCCGTCCATCCGCGGTACGCGGTGCCGCACCGGGCGGAGCTCGCGGTCGGGGCGGTCGTGCTCGTGCTGGTGCTGACGGCCGCGCCGGTCACCGCGATCGGGCTGTCCGGGTTCGCGGTGCTGCTGTACTACGCGGTCGCGAACGCCGCGGCGCTCACCCTGCACCGGGACCGGCCGTGGCGGCGGGCGCTGTCGGCGGGCGGGCTGGTGGGGTGCCTGGCGCTGGCCGTGCTGCTCCCGCCTGCCGCGGTGCTGGCCGGTGCGGTCGCGCTGGTCGTGGGCCTGCTCGGGCGGGCGGCGGTGCGGTTCACCCGGCACCGGGCGCGGTGA
- the catA gene encoding catechol 1,2-dioxygenase — MSTTETATAAGSGRNATETFRKKQGTGATGVDQARVDAVARDVLSAMHDVIRRHRLTYAEYDALKAWLIRVGEDGEWPLFLDVWIEHVVEEVANADRKGAVGTIEGPYYVPGAPEFTGEGTLPMREDEPGTPFLFQGTVTDLDGNPLAGATVDFWQADDAGFYSQFAPGIPEWNLRGVCRTGDDGTFKIHTVKPAPYMIPHDGACGALIEAAGWHPWRPAHLHLKVAAPGRQLITTQLYFAGGDYVTDDVAQAVKPELILDPVPAASGTGEEVTYDFALDPA; from the coding sequence ATGAGCACCACAGAGACCGCCACCGCCGCCGGCTCCGGCCGCAACGCCACCGAGACGTTCCGGAAGAAGCAGGGCACCGGCGCCACCGGCGTCGACCAGGCACGGGTCGACGCCGTCGCCCGCGACGTGCTGTCCGCCATGCACGACGTCATCCGCCGGCACCGGCTCACCTACGCCGAGTACGACGCGCTCAAGGCGTGGCTGATCCGCGTCGGCGAGGACGGCGAGTGGCCGCTGTTCCTGGACGTGTGGATCGAGCACGTCGTCGAGGAGGTCGCCAACGCCGACCGCAAGGGCGCCGTCGGCACGATCGAGGGCCCCTACTACGTGCCCGGCGCCCCCGAGTTCACCGGCGAGGGCACCCTGCCGATGCGCGAGGACGAGCCCGGCACCCCGTTCCTGTTCCAGGGCACCGTCACCGACCTGGACGGCAACCCGCTCGCCGGCGCCACCGTGGACTTCTGGCAGGCCGACGACGCCGGGTTCTACTCCCAGTTCGCCCCGGGCATCCCGGAGTGGAACCTGCGCGGGGTCTGCCGGACCGGCGACGACGGCACCTTCAAGATCCACACGGTCAAGCCGGCGCCCTACATGATCCCGCACGACGGCGCCTGCGGCGCCCTGATCGAGGCGGCCGGCTGGCACCCCTGGCGGCCGGCGCACCTGCACCTGAAGGTCGCGGCGCCGGGCCGGCAGCTCATCACCACCCAGCTCTACTTCGCCGGCGGCGACTACGTCACCGACGACGTCGCCCAGGCCGTCAAGCCGGAGCTGATCCTGGACCCGGTCCCGGCCGCGTCCGGCACCGGTGAGGAGGTCACCTACGACTTCGCGCTGGACCCGGCCTGA